In Populus nigra chromosome 1, ddPopNigr1.1, whole genome shotgun sequence, one genomic interval encodes:
- the LOC133697255 gene encoding uncharacterized protein LOC133697255 isoform X1, whose protein sequence is MDNIQDILGNNSPEVIRWLCNLSESELDMLIRLKSLILHRAKVIGHDELAKNFDLPTLRAIGLLLMEYLKGKFKDLSQVQGLTKLVVFPECCNLLKGNPGEDSSMEELKACIGIDERKRPTERPGEEATKKKKQRL, encoded by the exons ATGGATAACATACAAGACATTTTGGGGAATAACAGTCCCGAAGTCATACGCTGGCTCTGTAACCTATCAGAATCTGAGCTT GATATGCTAATTAGGTTAAAATCACTAATTCTCCATCGCGCCAAGGTAATCGGTCATGATGAACTCGCCAAGAATTTCGATTTGCCCACGCTTCGAGCCATCG GGCTCCTTTTGATGGAATATCTGAAAGGAAAGTTTAAAGATTTATCACAAGTTCAAGGCTTGACTAAGCTTGTTGTATTCCCTGAGTGTTGCAATCTATTAAAAGGTAATCCTGGGGAAGATTCCAGCATGGAAGAGCTGAAGGCTTGTATTGGTATTGATGAAAGAAAGAGACCAACCGAAAG ACCAGGTGAAGAGGCaaccaaaaagaagaaacagagatTATGA
- the LOC133697255 gene encoding uncharacterized protein LOC133697255 isoform X2, with protein MDNIQDILGNNSPEVIRWLCNLSESELDMLIRLKSLILHRAKVIGHDELAKNFDLPTLRAIGLLLMEYLKGKFKDLSQVQGLTKLVVFPECCNLLKGNPGEDSSMEELKACIGIDERKRPTER; from the exons ATGGATAACATACAAGACATTTTGGGGAATAACAGTCCCGAAGTCATACGCTGGCTCTGTAACCTATCAGAATCTGAGCTT GATATGCTAATTAGGTTAAAATCACTAATTCTCCATCGCGCCAAGGTAATCGGTCATGATGAACTCGCCAAGAATTTCGATTTGCCCACGCTTCGAGCCATCG GGCTCCTTTTGATGGAATATCTGAAAGGAAAGTTTAAAGATTTATCACAAGTTCAAGGCTTGACTAAGCTTGTTGTATTCCCTGAGTGTTGCAATCTATTAAAAGGTAATCCTGGGGAAGATTCCAGCATGGAAGAGCTGAAGGCTTGTATTGGTATTGATGAAAGAAAGAGACCAACCGAAAG GTGA
- the LOC133692519 gene encoding probable phospholipid-transporting ATPase 4 → MHGSSRRTKGKVRWSKLYSFSCFRPHTSDPDSAQELIGQPGFSRVVFCNEPQVHKRKPYKYTNNSVSTKKYTAVTFLPKALFEQFRRVANLYFLLTAALSITSLAPVKPVSLIAPLVFVVGISMLKEAVEDWYRFLQDLNVNTRTVKAHAGNGLFVDKLWREISVGDVVKVNKDEYFSSDLLLLSSSYEDGVCYVETMNLDGETNLKIKRCLEVTLDLNEDAKFSEFKATTRCEDPNPSLYTFVGNLEFENKIYPLSPSQILLRDSKLRNTDYVYGAVIFSGHDTKVVRNSTMSPSKRSRLEKKMDKVIYLLFSMLLLISLVTSIGSAVVIESDMSQWWYLSLEDSDPLFDPSNPLKSGFLQFIRALILYGYLIPISLYVSIEIVKVLQAKFINKDKKMYDEATCKSVQARTSNLNEELGQVEIILSDKTGTLTCNQMEFRKCSIAGISYGGNINEVDIAASKRMNTDIEAYRSSIDQSDTTSQSLEMSEFSVADIITQEVILRGQENADNLNARNSRLSDVRKESVIRVIKGFNFRDDRLMNNQWIYRSDLFDMTMFFRVMALCHTGIPVEDGQTDKLKYEAESPEEVAFLIASQEFGFQFFQRTQSLMTLKELDPSSGKQVKREYKLLNLLEFSSSRKRMSVIVRDEDGKIYLLCKGADSIIFDRLADNGGAYQEATTSHLSNYAEDGFRTLAFAYRVLELAEYEQWNSIFMQAKTTVGPEREELLEHATEMIEKELNLLGVAAVEDKLQKGVVECIDKLAQAGMKIWLLTGDKKETAINIGFSCSLLRQDMKQFHVCLSKETESKKQLKAMKEEILHQIESSYQVMCQDSNKYSPFALVLDGRALEIALKSDVRDQFLQLAVNCASVICCRVSPKQKALITRLVKEYTGKTTLAIGDGANDVGMIQEADIGVGISGMEGMQAVMASDFSLPQFRFLERLLIVHGHWCYKRISKMVLYFVYKNIAFGLTLFYYEIFTNFSGDSLYDDWYMVMFNVLLTSLPVISLGVFEQDVSSDVCLQFPSLYRQGQRNIIFSWSRIVGWILNGTVAASVVFLANIYIFSPAAFRQEGNVADITHFGAIMYTCIIWTVNCQIALIITHFTWIQHLFIWGSILLWYIFAVAYGALPPDYSQRGFNIITESIGSTPKYWIATFLVIVVALLPYFTHIAFQRLLYPMDDHIIQEMKHCKKDVTENQMWLREQRNSQRSTQVGFSARVDARIRSFKEGLSLKRISIYKSVTNTPFYKSWTSSPLFS, encoded by the exons ATGCACGGGTCATCTAGGAGAACAAAGGGGAAGGTAAGATGGAGCAAACTGTATTCATTTTCGTGCTTTCGACCACACACATCCGATCCTGATTCTGCTCAGGAGCTCATCGGTCAGCCAGGATTTTCTCGGGTGGTTTTCTGCAATGAACCTCAAGTGCACAAGAGAAAACCTTACAAGTACACAAACAACTCGGTATCCACAAAAAAGTACACTGCTGTCACTTTTCTACCCAAAGCACTTTTCGAGCAGTTCCGCAGAGTTGCcaatttgtattttcttttgacAGCAGCGTTGTCCATCACTTCTTTGGCTCCTGTTAAACCTGTAAGTTTGATTGCTCCGTTGGTATTTGTGGTGGGGATCAGCATGCTCAAAGAGGCTGTTGAGGATTGGTATCGGTTTTTGCAG GACTTGAATGTGAACACTCGAACAGTAAAGGCTCATGCAGGAAATGGCTTATTTGTGGATAAATTATGGAGAGAGATTTCTGTAGGAGATGTTGTTAAGGTTAACAAGGATGAATACTTTTCGAGCGATCTTCTCTTGCTATCGTCCAGCTATGAAGATGGTGTTTGTTATGTGGAGACTATGAACCTTGATGGAGAAACGAATCTGAAAATCAAGAGATGTTTAGAGGTCACACTTGATTTGAACGAGGATGCAAAATTCAGTGAATTCAAAGCCACCACCCGTTGCGAGGATCCCAATCCAAGCCTTTACACCTTTGTGGGGAATTTAGAgtttgagaataaaatataccCCTTGAGCCCTTCTCAAATACTTTTAAGAGATTCAAAGCTTCGAAACACTGATTATGTTTATGGAGCAGTGATCTTTAGCGGGCATGATACGAAAGTAGTAAGGAATTCCACCATGTCACCATCTAAACGAAGCAGACTTGAGAAAAAGATGGATAAAGTCATCTACCTTCTTTTCTCTATGCTTCTTCTGATCTCACTAGTGACTTCCATCGGGTCTGCTGTGGTTATAGAATCTGATATGAGTCAATGGTGGTACCTTAGTTTGGAAGATTCTGATCCACTCTTCGATCCATCAAATCCTTTAAAATCAGGTTTTCTTCAGTTCATAAGGGCTCTAATATTGTATGGTTACTTGATTCCCATTTCTCTGTATGTCTCCATTGAAATTGTCAAGGTTCTACAAGCTAAGTTCAttaacaaggataaaaaaatgtatGATGAAGCAACCTGTAAGTCTGTCCAGGCTCGAACTTCAAATTTGAATGAAGAACTTGGTCAAGTAGAAATCATTCTGTCAGATAAAACAGGAACTTTGACTTGTAATCAGATGGAGTTTAGGAAATGCTCGATTGCTGGAATTTCGTATGGGGGTAACATAAATGAAGTTGATATTGCTGCTTCAAAGCGAATGAATACTGACATTGAGGCATATCGATCTAGTATCGACCAATCTGATACAACAAGTCAGAGCCTTGAAATGTCTGAGTTTTCCGTGGCTGATATTATCACTCAAGAGGTTATTCTTAGGGGTCAAGAAAATGCAGATAATTTGAATGCTAGAAACTCAAGACTCTCTGATGTGAGGAAAGAATCAGTTATCAGGGTCATCAAGGGTTTCAACTTCAGGGATGACAGGTTAATGAACAACCAGTGGATTTACAGGTCTGACTTGTTTGATATGACAATGTTCTTCAGAGTTATGGCTCTATGTCACACAGGTATACCCGTTGAAGATGGCCAAACTGACAAGCTTAAATATGAAGCAGAGTCCCCAGAAGAAGTTGCTTTTTTGATTGCTTCACAAGAATTTGGATTCCAATTTTTCCAGCGGACACAATCCCTAATGACCCTCAAAGAGCTTGATCCTTCCTCCGGGAAGCAGGTGAAGAG GGAGTACAAGCTGTTGAATTTGTTGGAGTTCAGTAGTTCTCGTAAAAGAATGTCTGTAATAGTAAGAGATGAAGATGGTAAAATCTATCTTCTCTGCAAAGGGGCAGATAG CATCATCTTCGATAGGCTTGCAGATAATGGTGGGGCATACCAAGAAGCAACAACCTCACACCTTTCAAATTATGCAGAAGATGGATTTCGGACTCTAGCATTTGCTTACCGAGTACTTGAGCTGGCTGAGTACGAACAGTGGAACTCAATATTTATGCAGGCAAAGACTACAGTAGGTCCTGAAAGAGAAGAATTACTGGAGCATGCAACTgaaatgatagaaaaagaaCTAAATTTATTAGGAGTTGCTGCTGTTGAAGACAAGTTACAGAAAGGG GTTGTAGAATGCATAGATAAACTTGCTCAAGCAGGGATGAAAATATGGCTGCTCACTGGTGACAAGAAGGAAACTGCAATAAACATCGG ATTTTCTTGCAGCTTGCTTCGGCAGGACATGAAACAGTTCCATGTATGTTTGAGCAAAGAAACCGAGTCTAAAAAACAACTGAAG GCTATGAAAGAGGAGATTTTGCACCAGATTGAAAGTTCATACCAAGTGATGTGCCAAGATAGCAATAAATATTCACCCTTTGCTTTGGTACTGGATGGAAGAGCTCTTGAAATTGCTTTGAAATCTGATGTGAGGGACCAGTTCTTACAGTTAGCTGTTAATTGTGCTTCTGTTATATGCTGCCGAGTATCTCCAAAACAGAAGGCTTTG ATTACTCGATTGGTGAAGGAGTACACTGGTAAGACAACCTTGGCAATTGGGGATGGGGCAAATGATGTTGGCATGATTCAAGAAGCTGATATTGGAGTTGGAATCAGTGGAATGGAAGGGATGCAA GCAGTCATGGCTAGTGACTTCTCATTGCCTCAGTTCCGATTTCTGGAGAGATTACTCATAGTCCATGGGCATTGGTGTTACAAGAGAATCTCTAAGATG GTTCTATACTTTGTATACAAGAACATTGCTTTCGGCCTCACTCTATTCTACTACGAAATATTCACAAATTTCTCTGGGGATTCCTTATATGATGATTGGTATATGGTAATGTTCAATGTCCTTTTGACGTCATTGCCAGTTATATCACTTGGAGTCTTTGAGCAGGACGTTTCGTCAGATGTATGCCTCCAG TTTCCATCCCTTTACAGACAAGGGCAGAggaacataattttttcttggaGCCGTATTGTTGGTTGGATACTGAATGGCACAGTTGCTGCCTCAGTCGTATTCCTTGCAAACATATACATATTCTCTCCTGCTGCATTCAGACAAGAAGGAAATGTAGCAGACATCACACATTTTGGTGCCATTATGTACACATGTATAATATGGACTGTCAACTGCCAAATTGCTCTCATCATCACTCACTTCACTTGGATCCAACATCTTTTCATCTGGGGCAGCATCCTGTTATGGTACATTTTCGCAGTCGCCTACGGTGCACTCCCTCCCGACTACTCTCAACGAGGATTCAACATCATCACAGAATCGATCGGATCAACACCTAAGTACTGGATTGCTACATTTCTTGTTATAGTTGTTGCATTGCTTCCATACTTCACACACATTGCCTTTCAAAGACTGCTCTATCCGATGGACGATCACATAATCCAAGAAATGAAACACTGCAAGAAAGATGTTACAGAAAATCAGATGTGGCTGAGAGAACAACGAAACTCGCAGAGGAGCACTCAGGTTGGATTTTCAGCAAGAGTCGATGCAAGAATTCGGTCATTCAAAGAAGGGTTGAGCCTAAAGAGGATATCAATCTATAAGTCTGTGACAAACACTCCTTTCTATAAATCATGGACAAGCAGTCCATTATTCTCTTAA
- the LOC133700656 gene encoding uncharacterized protein LOC133700656 has translation MVHVVSWMDCLDLRVLAVLAKSTLSSSSYPELVSFHFFIPGGNEDRVPFYKLKVLFPHSNLEIHGQEEVKEIVRIAFSDEQYAKPSYEEIVPFIIPTVHQFLSKFIYVSVNIIMKARVEELIGVDLDDYAIATAEDCSQRLKTYVNSDVLDAIQRSVSKPWVSETPYAKDTCLPDLSVLVINARKLDKDIVETVVWWSKALNLRERTDQKNLALALALYNRYLKLSSSWLVKDITSPEVNNSMIIYYDGPKTSSIKSISGAASEYSHGNVWTQYLPSISDRILGS, from the exons ATGGTGCATGTTGTATCATGGATGGATTGTTTAGACCTTAGAGTTCTTGCAGTACTTGCAAAATCAACTCTGTCTAGCTCAAG CTATCCAGAACtggtttcttttcatttctttatccCTGGAGGGAATGAAGACAGAGTGCCTTTCTATAAGTTGAAGGTCTTGTTTCCACATTCAAACCTTGAAATTCACGG GCAGGAAGAGGTTAAAGAAATTGTGAGGATTGCCTTTTCTGATGAACAATATGCTAAACCCAGTTACGAGGAAATAGTACCGTTTATCATACCAACTGTGCACCAGTTCTTGAGCAAATTCATATACGTTTCAGTGAATATAATTATGAAG GCTAGAGTTGAAGAACTCATTGGAGTTGACTTGGACGATTATGCTATAGCAACTGCTGAAGACTGCTCTCAGAGATTAAAAACTTATGTGAATTCAGATGTGTTGGATGCTATTCAGAGATCAGTTTCAAAGCCTTGGGTATCAGAGACACCTTATGCAAAGGATACTTGTTTGCCAGACTTAAGTGTGCTTGTGATTAATGCGAGGAAATTAGACAAAGATATTGTTGAGACCGTCGTATGGTGGAGCAAAGCTCTGAATTTGAGAGAAAG GACCGATCAAAAAAATCTAGCACTTGCGCTAGCACTTTACAACAGATATCTcaagctttcttcttcttggttGGTCAAGGATATCACATCACCTGAAGTTAATAACAGCATGATTATCTACTACGATGGGCCCAAGACTAGTAGCATCAAATCCATCAGTGGCGCTGCCTCGGAATACAGTCATGGCAATGTCTGGACTCAGTACCTTCCTTCAATCTCAGATCGAATCTTGGGCAGCTAA